The genomic interval tgttacctggtatccaggaggttgaggtcagggtaatagttggtagcagtataacagttggtcagtgttacctggtatccaggaggttgaggtcagggtaatagttggtagcagtagaacagttggtcagtgtgtgACAGTGGCTGTCGATCTGGAGAGCTCTGTGTTTATCATCCATGTCTTTTTCCAACTGGTGTTGCACTCTCCTGTtggacctgcacacacacacacgcacgcacgcacgcacgcacgcacgcacgcacgcacacacacacacacacacacacacacacacacacacacacacacacacacacacacacacacacacacacacacacacacacacacacacacacacacacagagagagagagagacccagacacacaTCAATCCATCCCGGCCCTGTTGAGTCTGACTTAATCCAGTTAGCCGGCCCCTACAACGTTATCATCAAGTGTTGAGTCTGACTTATTCCAGTTAGCCACCCCTACCACGTTATCATCAAGTGTTGAGTCTGACTTAATCCAGTTAGCCAGCCCCTACCACGTTATCATCAAGTGTTGAGTCTGACTTATTCCAGTTAGCCACCCCTACCACGTTATCATCAAGTGTTGAGTCTGACTTAATCCAGTTAGCCAGCCCCTACCACGTTATCATCAAGTGTTGAGTCTGACTTATTCCAGTTAGCCACCCCTACCACGTTATCATCAAGTGTTGAGTCTGACTTAATCCAGTTAGCCAGCCCCTACCAAGTTATCATCGAAGTGTTGAGTCTGACTTAATCCAGTTAGCCAGCCCCTACCACGTTATCATCAATTGTTGAGTCTGACTTATTCCAGTTAGCCGGCTCCTACCACATTATCATCAAGTGTTGAGTCTGACTTATTCCAGTTATTCCACAAAACAATGTCCAGAAATAAAACGATGGTTTGTGATTATTTGTTCAACTTAATTCTTGTTGCAGTGATTCATCTCAGCAGTAGTCTGAGTAATCTGTAGTGTACTGGGCTCTGTAGTTACAACTAAaggtcaactgtgtgtgtgtgtgtgtgtgtgtgtgtgtgtgtgtgtgtgtgtgtgtgtgtgtgtgtgtgtgtgtgtgtgtgtgtgtgtgtgtgtgtgtgtgtgtgtgtgtgtgtgtgtgtgtgtgtgtgtgtgtgtgtgtgtgtgtgtgtgtgtgtgtgtgtgtgtgtgtgtgtgtgtgtgtgtgtgtactcactccAGCTGTTTCTGGACTTTATCTCTGATCCTCTCCAACTGTTCCTGAGAAGACCTGATCACTGTTACCTCCTGAAGAGAGAtatggaaggagagggagagagatggagggagagagagggagagggagggagggagggagggagggagggagggagggagggagggagggagggagggagagagggagggagggagggagggagggagggagggagggagggaggtggagagagatggagggagagggagatatggagggagggatggagatggatggagagggagagggagagatggcaggagagggagagggagagagatggagggagagagagatagagggaggaagagatggatggagagagagagggagagggagcgatggcaggagatggagagggagagagatggagaaggagagagagatagagggacggagagatggagggagagagagggaggggagagatggcaggagagggagggagggagggagggagggagggaggtagggagggagggagggagggagggagggagggagggagggagggagggagggagggagggagggagggagggagggagaatagtATTGTTACCACAGAACAAAGGTGATTGGAAATAAAAGCGATGTAGACAGGACAGGTCAGACATACCTGGGGAGTTGGACTTAGTCTTTAAATAAACCTTCTacaatgggtgtgtgtgtgtgtgtgtgtgtgtgtgtgtgtgtgtgtgtgtgtgtgtgtgtgtgtgtgtgtgtgtgtgtgtgtgtgtgtgtgtgtgtgtgtgtgtgtgtgtgtgtgtttcacctgCACCAGTTCTTTCTCCACTACATCGATGACTCCGTCGTTGAGTTTCTGACACTGGAACTGGCACTCCTGCGACatctgacccacacacacacacacacacacacacacacacacacacacacacacacacacacacacacacacacacacacacacacacacacacacacacacacacacacacacacacacacacacacacacacacacacacacacacccatttaGTTTCATTCTATAACACATTATTTACTTTACAGTAGAcactagcctgggtgccagtctggtTCTCTTTACAGTAGAcactagcctgggtgccagtctggtTCTCTTTACAGTAGAcactagcctgggtgccagtctggtTCTCTTTACAGTAGACACTATCAATCCCAATGATATGTTTAAAGGTGCGTAACAAATAACACCCTAATCCTTATCAAGGCTGGTGCACTAGTATATAGAGGGAATTCTATGTGTAATTTTGAATACAGACCAAGTTGTATATTTACTGCGGCTACTAGTTCTACAGCTTAACCAGCTCTTCCCTTATCTTACAGAACACAGGACTTTTCAAACCGGAATTGTATTAAAAACGTTAAAGAAGAAGATGCCAAGACACCCATCACCGTAGTATCTCACTATCCTCAGAAACTCCTCATCAATACATAGATAAATTATCTCATTCGTGTTTATCAATCatctttctgtcactctctcacCTGCAGTGGGCCGTCGGTCTCCTTTAAGGCCCTGTCCAACCGAAATTTGACCTGACGTAGCCTCTCGGTGTCGCGGAGAAGCTGCTCGAGCTCGAACCCCAGCTCGCTCCGCCAGAACGAGATTTCCGTTATCCGTTCACCGATCCACCGGGAGCTGTCAGACTGCGTTCGCCGAGTCAGCTGCTCTTTACTCTGGATCAACCGGGAGGTCTCGCGCCAAAAGCTTTCCGCGTGTCGCCTGCTGCTCTCCAAGCGCCGGTAGTTTACGTTGTTGGCGCCCAGCCAATCTTCCCGGGTGATCTGACACATGGCCACCGGGGTCGGTTTGAGAGGCGGCATCCTAATGAGCTGTACCCCTCCCCAATGGGTCTCGAACGGCTCCGTGGATTTCCGCTGAACAGAGACCAGCCTGGGTTTGGACTTCCCGCTTCCCGTTAGGTCGAAGCTGACGTGCTGTGGCTGAAGCTGCGTGGCAGTGAAGCCCTTGTAGCTGTCTCTCATGGTGGTCAGGGTCGGTAAGAATCCAGAGGGGCAAGGTCGCAAGGATCGGTAGACTTCCATCGGTGCTGGAGATCCTGAGCGTACGGTTGCGACCTGCTGTCCGGCTGCTCTCGGTGACAGACAGCCTTGAGCCCCGAACACTGTTGTTTTATAACCTGATGACTCCTGGTTTATGACAgggacattgtgacatcatgatAGAACTGCTGGAGGCCCATAGAAAACCTGTTACAGTACTTAGAATGATTTCAaattcaagtctctctctctctctctctctctctctctctctctctctctctctctctctctctctctctctctctctctctctctctctctcacccccctcccctctctcaattcaattcaattcaattcaattcaaggggctttattggcatgggaaacatgtgttaacattgccaaagcaagtgaggtagatattatacaaaagtgaaataaacaatacaaattaacagtaaacattacacatacagaagtttcaaaacaataaagacattacaaatgttatattatatatgtacagtgttgtaacaatgtacaaatggttaaagcacacaagttaaaataaataagcataaatatgggttgtatttacaatggtgtttgttcttctctctctctctctctctctcatccctctctctctctcctctctctctctctctctcccctttctctctctctctctctctctcatccccctctctctctctctatcgctccctctctctctctctctcatccctctctctctctctcatccccctctctctctctctatcgctccctctctctctctctctcatccctctctctctctctcaaattcaaattcaagctgctttattggcatgaaaaacattgtgtcaatattgccaaagcaacaacaaatatacattgtaatacaattgtaaacaataaacaaataataatataaaatggtagtaaataataattcaaaaattaaatacaaaaataacaacaataaaatGGTGACAGTCAATAgtagaaatgtaataaatataaaCATCTAAACATGGAAAATTAAATAACTGTCAtcttcaccaccaccactaaactgctatcactaccatcaccctactacccataccactactaccaccaccaccaccactaaactgctatcactaccatcaccctactacccataccactactaccaccaccaccatcactaaactgctatcactaccatcaccctactacccataccactactaccaccaccaccatcactaaactgctatcactaccatcaccctactacccataccactactaccaccaccaccatcactaaactgctatcagtaccatcaccctactacccataccactactaccaccaccaccaccactaaactgctatcagtaccatcaccctactacccataccactactaccaccaccaccaccactaaactgctatcactaccatcaccctactacccataccactactaccaccaccaccatcactaaactgctatcactaccatcaccctactacccataccactactaccaccaccaccaccactaaactgctatcactaccatcaccctactacccataccactactaccaccaccaccaccactaaactgctatcagtaccatcaccctactacccataccactactaccaccaccaccaccactaaactgctatcactaccatcaccctactacccataccactactaccaccaccaccaccactaaactgctatcactaccatcaccctactacccataccactactaccaccaccaccaccactaaactgctatcactaccatcaccctactacccataccactactatttggaatgataaacaacaataataatagaaacaacaataataataataataataacaataatactaataataagtaagttactatttactatgcagatgttattattcagtgtccctcaggctttggcaggcaaatacatatttgtattATAAATATTCATTGTATTaatattctaattcctaattctgtgtgggggggggggggagggccAATCATTCTAGCCTGTCATACGGCTGTGTAATAATATGGCTGCAGTGAATGAGAGTGAGTGTGTTCCAAACATAGATGTGTTTTGTTGTCAACcttggtacagccgatctgccaacgtCTGTCTGTAGCATCCAACCAGTAATATTAACTgaggaaaggtgagactctcaccaaCATGCCGGTTGTGTTTCCTCTTGGACGCCCACggggcctcacaagactcgtctggaTGTCCACCGCTACCAGTtggaaaaatgaatggaagtgtaTATGTTTAGTGACAAAAGAATAAGAGGTaaaatacatacatttaaaaaataaaaccttTTAAAAACAAATCCGGATCTTTCTTATATGTCTCAGAAATAGGACACTTCAGAACTAACGTCCTTTTgggactgttgttccatgtagtgaatctgtctgttgttccatgtagtgaatctgtctgttgttccatgtagtgaatctgttgttccatgtagtgaatctgtctgttgttccatgtagtgaatctgtctgttgttccatgtagtgaatctgttgttccatgtagtgaatctgtctgttgttccatgtagtgaatctgtctgttgttccatgtagtgaatctgttgttccatgtagtgaatctgttgttccatgtagtgaatctgttgttccatgtagtgaatctgttgttccatgtagtgaatctgttgttccatgtagtgaatctgttgttccatgtagtgaatctgtctgttgttccatgtagtgaatctgtctgttgttccatgtagtgaatctgttgttccatgtagtgaatctgttgttccatgtagtgaatctgtctgttgttccatgtagtgaatctgttgttccatgtagtgaatctgttgttccatgtagtgaatctgttgttccatgtagtgaatctgttgttccatgtagtgaatctgttgttccatgtagtgaatctgttgttccatgtagtgaatctgttgttccatgtagtgaatctgttgttccatgtagtgaatctgtc from Salvelinus alpinus chromosome 2, SLU_Salpinus.1, whole genome shotgun sequence carries:
- the LOC139551621 gene encoding tektin-3-like, with the protein product MEVYRSLRPCPSGFLPTLTTMRDSYKGFTATQLQPQHVSFDLTGSGKSKPRLVSVQRKSTEPFETHWGGVQLIRMPPLKPTPVAMCQITREDWLGANNVNYRRLESSRRHAESFWRETSRLIQSKEQLTRRTQSDSSRWIGERITEISFWRSELGFELEQLLRDTERLRQVKFRLDRALKETDGPLQVRE